A window of Bufo gargarizans isolate SCDJY-AF-19 chromosome 9, ASM1485885v1, whole genome shotgun sequence contains these coding sequences:
- the PPP1R11 gene encoding E3 ubiquitin-protein ligase PPP1R11, translating to MAESCRTAVEEGAASSTVTENEAQPEPRSLTIKLRKRKPDKKVEWTCDTVDNENLGRRSSKCCCIYEKPRAFGESSTESEDEDDYCNSSHCIRGHKKSTPGGKETPPPSHDSASSMQH from the exons ATGGCGGAATCTTGTCGGACGGCGGTGGAGGAAGGAGCCGCGTCCAGCACCGTGACCGAGAACGAGGCCCAGCCG GAACCGCGCTCGCTGACCATAAAGCTGAGGAAGAGGAAACCTGATAAGAAGGTGGAGTGGACGTGCGACACGGTGGATAACGAGAACCTGGGAAGGCGCTCCTCGAAAT GCTGCTGCATCTACGAAAAACCGAGGGCATTCGGCGAAAGCTCAACCGAGAGCGAAGACGAAGACGACTACTGCAATAGCTCTCACTGTATCCGGGGCCACAAAAAGAGTACACCTGGGGGCAAAGAGACACCTCCGCCAAGCCACGACAGCGCCAGCAGCATGCAGCACTGA